From Candidatus Sphingomonas colombiensis, one genomic window encodes:
- a CDS encoding queuosine precursor transporter: MDTTRGHAPSLFAFSIFYGGMVCIAGVLGNKQVAVGPLAVEAGIFAFLLLVVTSSAVAELHGPKIATRLVRIGFVPLIVSLLLTLVVLAVPASPAMDPARLSAFELMMTGTPRIWAGGIVAYGTSQTLNVTIFAWLKGREGGSLLWLRAGVASVLSQIVDTLLFVTIAFWGVFPIRELLLGQMLTKVILSLILVPPLIYLFVALGRRLDRAA; the protein is encoded by the coding sequence ATGGACACCACTCGCGGCCACGCGCCCTCGCTTTTCGCCTTTTCGATCTTCTATGGCGGCATGGTCTGCATCGCGGGCGTGCTCGGCAACAAGCAAGTGGCGGTCGGGCCGTTGGCGGTAGAGGCGGGGATATTCGCGTTCCTGCTGCTGGTCGTCACCTCCAGCGCGGTGGCGGAACTGCACGGGCCGAAAATCGCCACCCGGCTGGTACGAATCGGCTTTGTGCCGCTGATCGTATCGCTGTTGCTCACGCTGGTCGTACTCGCGGTGCCCGCATCGCCGGCGATGGACCCGGCGCGGCTTTCGGCGTTCGAGCTGATGATGACGGGTACACCGCGCATCTGGGCGGGCGGGATCGTCGCTTATGGCACCTCGCAGACGCTGAACGTCACGATCTTCGCCTGGCTGAAGGGGCGGGAAGGCGGCAGCCTGCTATGGCTGCGCGCGGGGGTCGCCAGCGTTTTGAGCCAGATCGTCGACACCTTGCTGTTCGTCACGATCGCCTTCTGGGGCGTCTTCCCGATCCGCGAGCTTTTGCTCGGGCAGATGCTGACCAAGGTAATTCTGTCGCTGATCCTCGTGCCGCCGCTGATCTATCTGTTCGTGGCGTTGGGGCGGCGGCTGGACCGCGCCGCGTAA
- a CDS encoding GNAT family N-acetyltransferase, giving the protein MELREGGLGDSRVCALIEHHLAEARGSTPADNAHALAAPALDRPDISFWAMWEGEALLGIGALRRLDSGHAEIKSMRTAPDHLRRGVASAILAHLIALARERGFARVSLETGTAPMFDAANRMYERAGFADCAPFAGYPASAHNRFMTLRL; this is encoded by the coding sequence ATGGAGCTGCGCGAGGGCGGCTTGGGCGATTCGCGCGTTTGTGCGCTGATCGAACATCATCTCGCCGAAGCGCGCGGCTCCACCCCGGCGGACAATGCCCATGCGCTGGCCGCGCCCGCGCTCGACCGCCCCGACATCAGTTTTTGGGCGATGTGGGAAGGGGAGGCGTTGCTCGGCATCGGCGCTTTGCGTCGGCTCGATTCGGGCCATGCCGAGATCAAGTCGATGCGCACCGCGCCGGATCATCTGCGGCGCGGGGTGGCAAGCGCGATCCTCGCGCACCTTATCGCGCTGGCGCGGGAGCGCGGTTTCGCGCGCGTGAGCCTCGAAACCGGCACCGCGCCGATGTTCGACGCGGCGAACCGGATGTACGAGCGGGCGGGTTTCGCCGATTGCGCGCCGTTCGCGGGCTATCCGGCGAGCGCGCACAATCGCTTCATGACGCTGAGATTATAG
- a CDS encoding M14-type cytosolic carboxypeptidase, which produces MTLTINSAFDGGNIRVVKQDGDRVDLEIVNDHQSDFYQWFYFRVAGLGSGRRVTFRILNAADSAYPFGWPGYQARASVDRADWRMIPTRYESGVLEFDWSGDAQVAWFAYFAPFTMEMHADLIARIAQRPGVAHRELGLSLDGQPIDSFTLGNGAKQVWLYARQHPGESMAEWWMDGALDWLTSDAARDLLAKATVHVVPNMNPDGTRRGHLRTNAVGVNLNREWHTPTAERSPEVLCVRNAMDETGVDFAIDVHGDEAIAANFIAGFEGIPSWTDAQGEKFYEFGRQLAAATPDFQTEKGYEKSAPGKANLSMSTNQLAERFGAVSVTLEMPFKDHAPNADAEFGWSPERSRRLAVSCLETLAGMIDEI; this is translated from the coding sequence ATGACCCTTACGATCAATTCCGCCTTCGACGGCGGCAACATCCGTGTCGTCAAACAGGACGGCGACCGAGTCGATCTGGAGATCGTCAACGATCACCAGTCCGATTTCTACCAATGGTTCTATTTCCGCGTCGCCGGGCTAGGCAGCGGCAGGCGGGTGACGTTTCGCATCCTGAACGCGGCCGATTCGGCCTATCCGTTCGGCTGGCCGGGCTATCAGGCGCGCGCCTCGGTCGATCGCGCGGACTGGCGGATGATCCCGACACGCTACGAAAGCGGCGTGCTGGAATTTGACTGGAGCGGCGATGCGCAGGTCGCGTGGTTCGCCTATTTCGCACCGTTCACGATGGAGATGCACGCCGATCTGATCGCGCGCATCGCGCAGCGACCCGGTGTCGCGCATCGCGAACTGGGCCTCAGCCTGGATGGTCAGCCGATCGACAGCTTCACGCTTGGCAATGGTGCAAAGCAGGTCTGGCTCTATGCGCGCCAGCATCCCGGCGAATCCATGGCCGAATGGTGGATGGATGGCGCGCTCGACTGGCTGACCAGCGATGCCGCGCGCGATCTGCTGGCGAAGGCCACCGTGCATGTCGTGCCGAATATGAATCCGGATGGCACGCGGCGCGGCCATCTGCGCACCAATGCCGTCGGCGTGAACCTCAACCGCGAATGGCATACTCCCACGGCGGAGCGCAGCCCGGAAGTGCTTTGCGTTCGCAATGCGATGGACGAAACCGGGGTCGATTTCGCGATCGACGTCCATGGCGATGAGGCGATCGCCGCCAATTTCATCGCCGGGTTCGAGGGCATCCCGTCATGGACCGATGCGCAAGGCGAGAAATTCTACGAATTTGGCCGCCAGCTCGCCGCCGCGACCCCCGATTTTCAGACCGAGAAGGGCTATGAGAAATCCGCGCCGGGCAAGGCCAACCTCTCCATGTCGACCAACCAGCTCGCCGAGCGATTCGGCGCGGTATCGGTGACGCTGGAGATGCCGTTCAAGGATCATGCGCCAAATGCGGATGCTGAATTCGGCTGGAGCCCTGAGCGATCGCGCCGCCTCGCCGTCTCGTGTCTGGAGACGTTGGCCGGCATGATCGACGAGATCTGA
- the ykgO gene encoding type B 50S ribosomal protein L36, whose protein sequence is MKIRNSLKSLKDRHRDNRVIRRRGRTYVINKTNRRFKARQG, encoded by the coding sequence ATGAAGATCCGCAATAGCCTGAAGTCGCTCAAGGACCGGCATCGCGATAACCGCGTGATCCGTCGTCGCGGCCGCACGTACGTCATCAACAAGACGAATCGCCGTTTCAAGGCGCGCCAGGGCTAA
- a CDS encoding HAD family phosphatase: MTPNPRNVIFDVGHVLYDWDPRILYQRLITDDEALDVFLRDVCTREWHFQHDQGRDFADTSAELSKQFPEHAELIAVWGPRFSEQIPGPMPGMPALVHDLDSAGVPLFAITNFSHEFFPPFRDRERTLFDRFRDIVVSGEERLMKPDAAIYRLSLDRFGIDAADAVFVDDRQANVDGAAAVGMHALLFTDAEQLRADLRELGFTL; encoded by the coding sequence GTGACGCCCAATCCTCGCAACGTCATTTTCGACGTTGGGCACGTCCTGTACGATTGGGATCCCCGGATCCTTTATCAGCGCCTCATCACCGATGATGAGGCGCTAGACGTGTTCCTGCGCGATGTTTGCACGCGCGAATGGCATTTTCAGCACGATCAGGGCCGCGATTTCGCCGACACATCGGCGGAACTCAGCAAGCAATTCCCTGAGCATGCCGAGTTGATCGCCGTCTGGGGCCCGCGCTTTTCCGAACAGATTCCGGGGCCGATGCCGGGAATGCCCGCATTGGTCCACGATCTCGATTCGGCGGGCGTGCCGCTCTTCGCGATCACGAATTTCAGTCACGAATTCTTCCCGCCCTTCCGCGATCGCGAGCGCACATTGTTCGATCGTTTCCGCGATATCGTCGTCTCGGGCGAGGAACGGCTGATGAAGCCGGATGCGGCGATCTATCGCCTTTCGCTCGATCGATTCGGCATCGACGCGGCGGACGCGGTATTTGTCGATGATCGACAGGCCAATGTCGATGGCGCGGCAGCCGTCGGGATGCATGCGCTGCTGTTCACCGATGCAGAGCAGCTACGGGCCGATCTCAGGGAACTGGGCTTCACGCTCTAA